A segment of the Salinimonas iocasae genome:
ATTTGCATGTCCGAATAATTGCTTATTTATCAAGTGTACTGCCAAAGGTCAAGAGAGGGCTTAAACCATATTAACGTTCGGGGGAAAGGTCAGAGGAGCTGCAAATTCTCCAAATGATCAAATTACCATCAACAATTTGACTTTGAATATCCAGATCAAAACGCTTTCATACAATAATAGCTCTATCAGATTAACCCCAAGTAGATACAAAATTGTTGAATGTATGTTCCTCAATAGACAAAAGATAGTTACATCAGAAAAGCTGAGTGAATTTATTTCTGGAAGTTATGATCACGCGAATTCAACTGCGAAGTGCACCACTCGCTAAATTAAGCCGCTCTTCGTAATTCGTTGAACACGACTGATGGCTGTTTAAACCCAAGGCATTTCCTTGGTCTCGCATTCAGCGCACGCTCAACGGCAGCAATCTGCTTGTCTGTCACCGTCCGCAAGTCTGTACCTTTACGGATATATTGCCGCAGCAACCCGTTGAAGTTTTCGTTCAGTCCGCATTCCCATGATGAGTATGGGTTAGCGAAATAGATGTCCGTTTTTAGTTTATCCGCTACCAGCTCATGGGCGGCTAACTCAGCACCATTGTCGGCGGTAATCGTGCGAACATGGCCGCGGTAGCGCCATAAAATACTAACCATAGCGCGACTCACGTCAGCCGCGGTTTTCGCTGGCACTTTGCGTATCAGGTACAGCTTACTTTTTCGTTCAACCAGGCTCACGATGGCACCTGTACCGTTCTTGCCTAGTACAGTATCGGCTTCCCAGTCACCGAATCGTTTCTTCTTATTAACAATGGCAGGGTGGCACTCAATGCCAATCCGGTTCGGAATTATAACGCGCTTCGCGCGGCTGCCTTTGCGGTATTTCCGATGACCATGTCGCAACTGCTTGAAGAGCTTTCCACCGCGCAATTTATCGCGCTGTATATAGCCATAAATCCATTCATGACTGACGCTATGCCCTATGATTTTACCTACGCCAGCGATTTGCTCAGGACTCCATTTCTGGCTCAACCCGAACTCGACGAAAGTGATAGTCAGCGCTGGTACACTGTATTTCGCAGCCTGACCTCGTCGTTTTACTGTCTTAGCGTGAGCGACTTCGGGCAGATAGTGATTGTCCCTTATTCTGTTGCGCCGGACTTCTCGACTAATGGTGCTGTGACTAACTTGCAACCGCTTCCCAATCTCCCGATAGCTGAAACCCTCGCGTAAGTAGGCTTCGATCTGGTATCGTTGCCCTTCGATCAACTGCTTGTATCTCATGGTAACTACTCATGTTTTTTGGCGATTACAGAGTACCACCAACAGGCAGTTGATCTCTTCTCACCGTTTAACCATGAGTGGTGCACTTATTATCTGAATTCGGGACCTACGCTAATTGAAAAATGAAGATTGCTGCAAAACAGGCTAAGACCAGTCCGATGAAGCCTCTCATGTCACCGTAAAAAAGACTCGATAAACTCATGGTCCCGGAACCAGCGATGACAAATTTGAGCATTAACTGCGTAGTTTCTTGAGCAGACATATCACCGTCATCCATTAAAAAATGCATGCCACCAAATAAGAGGCATAAAAATGTTATCAGTGCGAATATGAAGCTCCACAAATACCGAGGTTTACGGGTAATGAGGTACAAGCCCATTGAAGAATCAGGTGAAACATATTTTGGAATTTTTCTTTGCTCAGTTTCATGCATCGTTTTTGACTCTTAAAAATAGGTTTAAGCTTGATAGATATTGATTAAAGTTCTTAGCTGAACTGGTTGTGGGCAGATGGCCGGCCGCATCTGGGTGGATTTCTTTTGCCACTCTAAGGGACCCCTTTATATTCATTTCATACACGAATCGAGAGGTACTTTCTGACTCTTCTAAGCTGCCATCGGGAGGCTGACTTGACTCTTTTTCGTAAGCCTTTTGATATG
Coding sequences within it:
- a CDS encoding IS30 family transposase; its protein translation is MRYKQLIEGQRYQIEAYLREGFSYREIGKRLQVSHSTISREVRRNRIRDNHYLPEVAHAKTVKRRGQAAKYSVPALTITFVEFGLSQKWSPEQIAGVGKIIGHSVSHEWIYGYIQRDKLRGGKLFKQLRHGHRKYRKGSRAKRVIIPNRIGIECHPAIVNKKKRFGDWEADTVLGKNGTGAIVSLVERKSKLYLIRKVPAKTAADVSRAMVSILWRYRGHVRTITADNGAELAAHELVADKLKTDIYFANPYSSWECGLNENFNGLLRQYIRKGTDLRTVTDKQIAAVERALNARPRKCLGFKQPSVVFNELRRAA